Below is a window of Chloroflexota bacterium DNA.
GGCCAGAAAAAGGCCGTTGATCACTTCGCATGAGACGCACCGTCTGGGCACGGCCCGCGCTCGGTCCAAGGGCCGTCTAACAGGTTTGGCGCGCGCGTCACCTCTAATTCGCGGCACCCCCGGCGGGATTCGAACCCACGACCGTCGGCTTAGAAGGCCGGTGGTTGCCGCGAGCTAGGCTCCAAGGATTCGCGTCGGATTAATGTATCCTCCGTCGTGCCTCACTTCGAAGTGCAGATGTGGACCCGTCGACGCGCCCGAGCTTCCCAGTCCGCCTATGGCGTCGCCTCGGTGAACCGCCATTCCAATGGTCATTCCGTAGCCACTTGACGTGCCCGGCTGGAGATGCGCGTAGAGCGTCTGCCAGCCACTGCCATGGTCCAGAACGATGAAATGTCCGTAACCGTCAGGATCCCAGCCGATCCTGGTGATCACGCCATCAGCGGCCGCCTGCACCAGCGTGCCGAGTTGAGCTGCAATGTCGATGCCCCAGTGAGGACACATAGCTGCCGTGCAGCCTCCGTAGTGCGTGGTCATGCGCCCAACCACCGGCCAGAGCCAAGTCCGGGGAAGTTCCTCGCCGATGATCAATGAGTCGGGTTCGACCGGTTGGCGCCAATCCGACGAGCCGTGGTCAATCCCTGCCACGCTCGCGACGAGCTGTCCGAAAACCGCGGCCTGAAGCAGCGACCCAGCCAGAAGCACGACCACT
It encodes the following:
- a CDS encoding M23 family metallopeptidase, with protein sequence MAAQILVARTREEMRDVHPAAVGVIGLAVVLGLMPAVVVLLAGSLLQAAVFGQLVASVAGIDHGSSDWRQPVEPDSLIIGEELPRTWLWPVVGRMTTHYGGCTAAMCPHWGIDIAAQLGTLVQAAADGVITRIGWDPDGYGHFIVLDHGSGWQTLYAHLQPGTSSGYGMTIGMAVHRGDAIGGLGSSGASTGPHLHFEVRHDGGYINPTRILGA